One window from the genome of Egibacteraceae bacterium encodes:
- a CDS encoding thiamine pyrophosphate-dependent enzyme, whose protein sequence is MGVDAATQVTRRYPVEVPLVGHAQPTLTALRDRIEWREDRSFLEEAQQDMRRWRRWMRHLAIRDGQHLTLSGNLASMAFGLPAAIGAQLAFPDRQVVAMVGDGSFTMLPSDLITAVDLELPITVVVFDNRKLRLITVEEEAEGLAEQQTSLPACDLAAIAEALGAEGIRVEDPSELDVALRQAFSSRRPTVVDVLIDPDELAPPRIELAQALGFATAKIKEFFGVGQREGGFDALLAPLR, encoded by the coding sequence GTGGGGGTCGATGCGGCCACCCAGGTCACCCGTCGCTACCCGGTCGAGGTGCCGCTGGTCGGGCATGCCCAGCCGACGTTGACGGCTCTGCGCGACCGGATCGAGTGGCGCGAGGACCGCTCGTTCCTCGAGGAAGCCCAGCAGGACATGCGCCGGTGGCGCCGGTGGATGCGCCACCTGGCGATCCGCGATGGCCAGCACCTCACCCTGTCCGGCAACCTCGCGAGCATGGCGTTCGGTCTGCCCGCCGCGATCGGGGCGCAGCTGGCCTTCCCCGACCGGCAGGTCGTCGCCATGGTCGGGGACGGTTCGTTCACGATGCTTCCCAGCGACCTCATCACGGCGGTCGACCTCGAGCTCCCGATCACCGTTGTCGTCTTCGACAACCGCAAGCTCCGCCTCATCACCGTCGAGGAGGAAGCCGAGGGCTTGGCGGAGCAGCAGACCAGCCTCCCCGCCTGCGACCTGGCCGCCATCGCCGAAGCGTTGGGTGCCGAGGGCATCCGGGTAGAGGACCCGAGCGAACTCGACGTCGCGCTGCGTCAGGCGTTCTCGTCGAGACGTCCGACCGTCGTTGACGTGCTCATCGACCCCGACGAGCTCGCCCCCCCGCGCATCGAACTCGCTCAGGCGCTCGGGTTCGCAACGGCCAAGATCAAGGAGTTCTTCGGCGTCGGACAGCGCGAAGGCGGGTTCGATGCCCTCCTCGCTCCGCTACGCTGA